Within Paenibacillus sp. RUD330, the genomic segment CCTCGCGGCGGATCTCCTCGCGGATGGAGTCGTTCTCGGTATGATAGCCGAATTTGAGCCAGTGGAAATTATCGTAGCCGTCCGCCGGCTCGATCCACTTTTCCTTGTTGAAGACGCCCTCGACGGAGTATCCCCAGAACCAGGGCTCCGCATGCTGGACGGCAAGCCTGTGCAGACGCTTGATCTCCGAGGCGTTCATGAGCGTCCTCCGGTAGAGCACATGCGGCTTGCTCCAGATCTCGCTTCCGTTGACCGTGATCATCGGGGTGTCCAGCCCGAGCTGCTCCGCGAACGGCAAAGCTCCCTGGAAGCCCCTTCCGGTCGAGAAGCAAACGGTTATTCCCGCCTCCATCGCCCGGCGGATCCACTCCGCGTTCTCTTCGCTTATCGTCTGCTCGTCCGTCAGCAGCGTCCCGTCCATATCGAGGGCAAGCAGTTTGTAATCTCTCATATGTTCCTCCCTGCCAGATGGTGTTGCTTGATATTTTACCATATCGGACAAGGATTCCAAATGCGATTCAGCCGGCTGGATTCATTATACGCCGAGGCGCTGCGGCCGCGCGCCTGCCTATTTTGGCGCATCTGCATGGTATTTTGGCTACGGAGCCGCTCTTTTCGTCTGCGTAAATAAAAAACATCGACGGCAGGCCGGCATCCGGCCGTCTGCCATCGATGGGAGAAAGAGCCGCAAAAGAAGAGAGCCGCTCAGGCGGCTCCCTCCAGGCTTCTCCGTCTCCGCCGCAGCCGTCCCGCCATGAGGCCATGCTTCGGCGAGAGGACGAAGGCGGCCGCGAACAATGCCGCGGCGGCCGCCACGATGCAGCCGGCGATGGAAGCGTCCAGCCATACCGCGAGCAGGAAGCCCAGGAACGTGGAGAGCACGCCGCACGCCGCGCTGATCGCGATCATCCTGCCGAGGCGGTCGGTGAGCAGATAGGCGGTGGACGGCGGAATGACGAGCAGTCCGACGACGAGAATCGCGCCTACGCTTTCAAAGGAGCTCACCGTCGTGATCGATACGAGGCCCATCAGCAAGTAATGGAAGAGGGCGGCCGGAATGCCTAGCGCCGCCGCCAGCAGCGGGTCGAACGCGCACAGCTTGAACTGCTTGTAGAACAGTCCGATGACGGCGAGGATCAGCGTCAGCGCTCCCCCGAGCAGCCATACGGAGCGCGGCCCGATGCCGACCCCGCCGATCTCGAGCGTATTCCATGCCGCATAAGCGATCTCCCCGTAGAGGACGCAGTCCAGGTCGAGGTCGACCTGTCTGGCGTTCAGGCTGATGAGCACGACTCCGATCGCGAACAGCGAGGTGAAG encodes:
- a CDS encoding Cof-type HAD-IIB family hydrolase, which produces MRDYKLLALDMDGTLLTDEQTISEENAEWIRRAMEAGITVCFSTGRGFQGALPFAEQLGLDTPMITVNGSEIWSKPHVLYRRTLMNASEIKRLHRLAVQHAEPWFWGYSVEGVFNKEKWIEPADGYDNFHWLKFGYHTENDSIREEIRREVESWGSMEITNSSPWNLELNPAGVNKATAIRELCGVLGIEMSQAVAVGDSLNDIEAIRQAGLGVAMGNAQAAVKEAADAVTLSNNEHGVAHVIRDMLLRG
- a CDS encoding metal ABC transporter permease, with product MMDFWILLTGSLAAVSCAVLGCFLILRRMALIGDAISHSVLPGIVIAYMFSGSRDSILMLIAAAFMGLLCVFLIQWFNQRGIQSDASIGVIFTSLFAIGVVLISLNARQVDLDLDCVLYGEIAYAAWNTLEIGGVGIGPRSVWLLGGALTLILAVIGLFYKQFKLCAFDPLLAAALGIPAALFHYLLMGLVSITTVSSFESVGAILVVGLLVIPPSTAYLLTDRLGRMIAISAACGVLSTFLGFLLAVWLDASIAGCIVAAAAALFAAAFVLSPKHGLMAGRLRRRRRSLEGAA